A window of the Rhodoferax sp. GW822-FHT02A01 genome harbors these coding sequences:
- a CDS encoding PilZ domain-containing protein, giving the protein MPPSESKATVYVQAPNRRADSRHAPIDRAAVWFNLGLAIGETCELKDVSMSGFGIQCDEWQLPVFLGAEGKSFYCVLLLGEAHFGCMARVAATQGNQYGHVGFHFEAIPENSIRLLHGLIECMAQRDERIRALEALTKNAVTK; this is encoded by the coding sequence TTGCCACCCAGCGAATCCAAAGCAACCGTTTACGTCCAGGCGCCTAATCGCAGAGCAGACTCCCGCCACGCGCCTATAGACCGCGCGGCAGTCTGGTTCAATCTCGGACTGGCCATTGGAGAAACCTGCGAACTCAAAGACGTCAGCATGTCGGGTTTCGGCATTCAGTGTGACGAGTGGCAGCTGCCCGTCTTCCTGGGGGCCGAGGGCAAGTCCTTTTACTGCGTCTTGCTACTGGGTGAAGCCCACTTCGGCTGCATGGCGCGAGTCGCGGCCACCCAGGGCAACCAATACGGGCATGTCGGATTTCATTTTGAAGCCATTCCGGAGAACAGCATTCGCCTGCTGCACGGGCTGATCGAGTGCATGGCCCAGCGCGATGAGCGGATCCGCGCGTTGGAAGCCCTGACGAAGAACGCAGTGACCAAATAG
- a CDS encoding pyridoxal phosphate-dependent aminotransferase encodes MNSETRFSTPAINSRLPNVGTTIFTVMSALALQHKAVNLGQGFPDFACDPALVDAVTQAMQAGHNQYPPMIGVPALRQAIASKVQALHGHSYNPDTEITITAGATQAIITAILAIVHPGDEVIVLEPCYDSYVPNIELAGGIAVRVPLTPGTFRPDFDKIAAALSPRTRAIIINSPHNPSATVWTEADMRTLQDLLAPTDVLLISDEVYEHMVFDGQTHQSAARFPALAARAFIVSSFGKTYHVTGWKVGYVAAPASLTAEFRKVHQFNVFTVNTPVQYGLAQYMADPTPYQNLPAFYQRKRDLFRDGLGKTRLRLLPSQGSYFQCVDISEVSDLNEADFCQWLTKEIGVAAIPLSAFYGNGFDQRVVRFCFAKQDATLLTALERLQKL; translated from the coding sequence ATGAACTCTGAAACCCGATTCAGCACTCCGGCGATCAACAGCCGCCTGCCCAACGTGGGCACCACCATCTTTACCGTGATGTCGGCGCTGGCCTTGCAGCACAAGGCCGTCAACCTGGGCCAGGGCTTTCCGGACTTTGCCTGCGATCCGGCCCTGGTCGATGCCGTCACCCAGGCCATGCAGGCCGGCCACAACCAATACCCGCCCATGATCGGCGTGCCGGCCCTGCGTCAGGCCATTGCTTCCAAGGTGCAGGCCCTGCACGGCCACAGCTACAACCCGGACACCGAGATCACCATCACCGCCGGGGCCACGCAAGCCATCATCACCGCCATCCTGGCCATCGTGCATCCGGGCGACGAAGTCATCGTGCTGGAGCCCTGCTACGACAGCTATGTGCCCAATATCGAACTGGCCGGTGGCATTGCCGTGCGCGTACCGCTCACACCCGGCACCTTCCGCCCGGACTTTGACAAGATTGCCGCAGCGCTCAGCCCGCGCACCCGCGCCATCATCATCAACTCCCCGCACAACCCCAGCGCCACCGTGTGGACCGAAGCGGACATGCGCACGCTGCAGGATCTGCTGGCGCCCACCGACGTGCTGCTCATTAGCGATGAGGTCTATGAGCACATGGTGTTTGACGGGCAGACGCACCAAAGTGCCGCCCGCTTTCCGGCGCTGGCGGCGCGCGCCTTCATCGTCTCCAGCTTTGGCAAAACCTACCACGTCACCGGCTGGAAGGTCGGCTATGTGGCTGCCCCGGCAAGCCTGACAGCGGAATTCCGCAAGGTGCACCAGTTCAATGTGTTCACCGTCAACACCCCTGTGCAATACGGTTTGGCCCAGTACATGGCTGACCCCACTCCGTACCAGAACCTGCCCGCCTTCTACCAGCGTAAGCGGGACCTGTTCCGCGATGGCCTGGGCAAGACCCGGCTGCGCCTGCTGCCCAGCCAGGGCAGCTACTTCCAGTGCGTGGATATTTCCGAGGTCAGTGACCTCAATGAAGCCGACTTTTGCCAGTGGCTCACCAAAGAGATTGGCGTGGCTGCCATTCCGCTGTCTGCCTTTTACGGCAACGGATTCGACCAACGCGTGGTGCGCTTCTGCTTCGCCAAGCAGGACGCCACCCTGCTTACGGCACTGGAGCGGCTGCAAAAGCTCTAA
- a CDS encoding DNA polymerase III subunit chi → MTEIAFHFGAPDRLVYTCRLLRKASATGARLLVRSSAQMVGELDKALWNLGPVDFITHCDATAPAAVKARSAVLLQSADQPLHADVPILVNLSDDVPQGFEQFQRVIEVVSTDEQDRSQARRRWKRYTELGYTITRHDLTTRAGE, encoded by the coding sequence GTGACCGAAATAGCCTTTCACTTCGGTGCGCCGGACAGGCTGGTCTACACCTGCCGGCTGCTGCGCAAAGCCAGTGCCACGGGCGCGCGCTTGCTGGTGCGCTCCAGTGCGCAGATGGTGGGAGAACTGGACAAGGCGCTCTGGAATCTGGGGCCGGTGGATTTCATCACCCATTGCGACGCTACGGCACCAGCCGCAGTCAAAGCCCGTTCGGCAGTCCTGCTGCAGAGTGCGGATCAGCCCTTGCATGCCGATGTGCCGATCCTGGTCAATCTGTCGGACGATGTGCCCCAGGGCTTTGAGCAGTTCCAGCGGGTGATTGAAGTGGTCAGTACCGATGAGCAGGATCGCAGCCAGGCGCGTCGCCGCTGGAAGCGTTATACGGAATTGGGCTACACCATCACTCGGCATGATCTGACAACCAGGGCAGGGGAGTGA
- the lptF gene encoding LPS export ABC transporter permease LptF, which yields MLFHSSIRKELARSFGATLVVLATVVMTMTLIRTVGEASRGTFNPTDVMIVMGYTVLSDMPTILSMSLFIAILSVLTRMYKDSEMVIWFGSGRGLTSLLTPLLRFAWPILVIIVVLAFLILPWAFGRIEDLRDRYEKRGDIARIQPGQFQESANGDRVFFIEKNSENKEVGNNVFIATNEQDKQTITSARSGHIEVIGPDKFLVLQNGQRLERNVGKADMTVSEFERYGARVGADDVSARTYIPSSSLTTMQLLQESNPQYLGELSWRIGLVLAAFNFIIIGVAVAGTNPRVGRVANLGFAFLIFVAYFNFLVLGKSWVESGRMQFAPFLLGLHGAALVLGLLWLAKRNNNWVLRLKRHNTDQSTESSPS from the coding sequence ATGTTATTCCATTCCTCCATCCGCAAAGAACTTGCCCGTAGTTTCGGGGCCACGCTGGTCGTATTGGCAACCGTGGTCATGACCATGACGCTGATCCGCACCGTCGGAGAAGCCTCACGCGGAACCTTCAACCCCACCGATGTGATGATCGTCATGGGCTACACCGTGCTATCGGACATGCCCACCATCCTGTCCATGAGCCTGTTCATCGCCATCCTGAGCGTGCTCACCCGCATGTACAAGGACAGTGAAATGGTGATCTGGTTCGGCAGTGGACGTGGACTGACTTCGCTACTGACACCATTGCTGCGCTTTGCCTGGCCCATTCTGGTGATCATCGTGGTCCTGGCTTTCCTGATTCTTCCCTGGGCGTTTGGCCGTATCGAGGACCTGCGTGACCGCTATGAGAAGCGTGGGGATATTGCCCGCATCCAGCCAGGGCAGTTTCAGGAATCCGCCAATGGCGACCGTGTCTTCTTCATCGAAAAGAATTCCGAAAACAAGGAAGTCGGCAACAACGTCTTCATCGCCACCAACGAACAAGACAAGCAGACCATTACCTCCGCGCGCAGCGGCCATATTGAAGTCATTGGGCCGGACAAGTTCCTGGTACTGCAAAACGGACAACGCCTGGAGCGCAATGTTGGCAAGGCAGACATGACCGTGAGCGAGTTTGAACGCTACGGTGCCCGCGTGGGCGCCGATGACGTTTCAGCCCGTACCTACATCCCATCCAGTTCCCTGACAACCATGCAACTGCTGCAGGAGTCCAATCCGCAGTATCTGGGCGAGCTGTCCTGGCGCATAGGCCTGGTGCTGGCAGCATTCAACTTCATCATCATTGGCGTAGCCGTCGCGGGGACCAACCCGCGCGTAGGCCGGGTGGCCAACCTGGGATTCGCTTTCCTGATCTTCGTGGCGTACTTCAACTTCCTGGTTCTGGGCAAGAGCTGGGTGGAGTCCGGGCGCATGCAGTTCGCTCCGTTTCTGTTGGGGCTGCATGGCGCCGCCCTGGTTCTGGGGCTGCTCTGGCTGGCCAAGCGCAACAACAATTGGGTCTTGCGTCTGAAACGGCACAACACAGACCAGTCCACCGAAAGCAGCCCCTCATGA
- the lptG gene encoding LPS export ABC transporter permease LptG, whose translation MKTVRRLLYREVVIAVALVTLGFVALFFFFDLVEELQSVNRSGALGYRIPQALIYIGLTMPNHIYELMPITVLIGTIFVMARLAQSSEFTILRTSGLGPWRALRTLLTLGLVFVLFTFAVGDYIAPLADRTAQLLKARFQGQVTVGKTGAWLKEKQAYGSFAVNVGALSGDGDMKDVRIFEFDNRGHLVSVTQGQTATFGEHDDWLLSGVDRTEFTTVDNQSGHVDRTFPPSFRWPTGVTAEMVAAAVLRPERMGTIDLFQYMQHLSSNNQSAQKYEIQFWKKVFYPLSCLVMVVLALPFAYFHFRSGSIASYVFGGVMAGISFVLLNNVLSDLGTLQGWQPWFTAALPGLIYSILSLTAFTWLVLKR comes from the coding sequence ATGAAAACCGTTCGTCGATTGCTGTACCGCGAGGTGGTCATCGCCGTGGCACTGGTGACCCTGGGCTTTGTGGCGCTGTTTTTCTTCTTTGACCTGGTGGAAGAGCTGCAGTCTGTCAACCGTAGCGGAGCCCTGGGCTATCGCATCCCGCAGGCGCTGATCTATATCGGCCTGACCATGCCCAACCACATCTACGAACTCATGCCCATCACGGTGTTGATCGGCACGATCTTCGTCATGGCCCGGCTGGCGCAGAGTTCGGAGTTCACCATCCTGCGCACCAGCGGCTTGGGCCCCTGGCGGGCACTGCGCACCCTGCTCACCTTGGGCTTGGTCTTCGTGTTGTTCACCTTCGCCGTGGGCGACTACATCGCGCCGCTGGCCGACAGGACGGCGCAGCTTCTCAAGGCCCGGTTTCAAGGCCAGGTGACGGTGGGCAAGACCGGCGCATGGCTGAAGGAAAAGCAGGCCTACGGCAGTTTTGCGGTCAATGTGGGCGCACTCTCGGGTGATGGCGACATGAAGGATGTGCGCATATTCGAGTTTGACAACCGAGGCCATCTGGTGTCCGTCACCCAGGGACAGACCGCCACCTTTGGCGAGCACGATGACTGGTTGCTCAGCGGCGTGGATCGCACCGAGTTCACCACCGTCGACAACCAGTCCGGCCATGTGGATAGGACCTTCCCGCCCAGCTTTCGCTGGCCCACGGGCGTAACTGCCGAAATGGTGGCTGCGGCCGTGTTGCGGCCCGAGCGCATGGGAACCATCGACCTGTTCCAGTACATGCAACACCTGAGCTCCAACAACCAGTCGGCCCAGAAATACGAAATCCAGTTCTGGAAAAAGGTGTTCTACCCCTTGAGCTGTCTGGTGATGGTGGTGCTGGCCCTTCCCTTTGCCTACTTCCATTTCCGCTCCGGCAGCATTGCGAGCTATGTGTTCGGTGGCGTCATGGCGGGCATCAGCTTTGTGCTGCTGAACAACGTGCTCAGCGACCTGGGCACCCTGCAAGGCTGGCAGCCCTGGTTTACCGCAGCCCTGCCGGGGCTGATCTATTCCATACTGTCCCTGACCGCCTTCACCTGGCTGGTTCTCAAGCGATGA
- a CDS encoding CysB family HTH-type transcriptional regulator, which produces MNLHQFRFVQEAARRNLNLTEAAKALHTSQPGVSKAIIELEEELGIEIFARHGKRLKRITEPGQHVLRSIELIMGEVGNLKRIGEQYSTQDSGTLSIATTHTQARYVLPEKVAALRAAYPKVNISLHQGAPGQVARMLIDDVAEIGIATESLSDYAELVTLPCYEWQHMLVVPADHPLAKQEHFTLADIAKEPLITYHPSFTGRTKIDTAFAHAHLEPRVALEAIDSDVIKTYVRLGMGIGIAAEMAVQDILEDCANNGGKGGLVARPAGQLFGNNITRVAFKRSAYLRNFVYTFAELLSNRLSRDLIIKAMTGHVNDYEL; this is translated from the coding sequence ATGAACCTTCACCAATTCCGTTTTGTGCAGGAAGCTGCGCGCCGCAATCTCAATCTGACCGAGGCCGCCAAAGCACTCCATACCTCCCAGCCCGGCGTGTCCAAAGCCATCATTGAGCTGGAAGAGGAGCTGGGCATCGAAATCTTCGCCCGCCACGGCAAACGCCTCAAACGCATCACCGAGCCGGGCCAGCATGTGCTGCGCAGCATCGAGCTCATCATGGGCGAAGTGGGCAATCTCAAGCGCATTGGCGAGCAGTACAGCACCCAGGACAGCGGCACGCTGTCGATTGCAACCACCCACACCCAGGCCCGCTACGTGCTGCCCGAAAAAGTGGCAGCCCTGCGCGCCGCCTACCCCAAGGTCAACATCAGCCTGCACCAGGGTGCGCCCGGCCAGGTTGCGCGCATGCTGATCGACGATGTGGCCGAAATCGGCATTGCCACCGAGTCTCTGTCGGACTACGCTGAACTGGTCACCCTGCCCTGCTACGAGTGGCAACATATGCTCGTAGTGCCTGCGGACCATCCGCTGGCCAAGCAGGAACACTTCACACTGGCCGACATCGCCAAAGAGCCGCTGATCACCTACCACCCGTCTTTCACGGGCCGCACCAAGATTGACACCGCGTTTGCCCACGCCCATCTGGAGCCACGGGTGGCACTGGAAGCCATCGACTCCGACGTGATCAAGACCTATGTGCGACTGGGCATGGGCATTGGCATTGCAGCTGAAATGGCGGTCCAGGACATCCTGGAAGACTGCGCCAACAACGGTGGCAAGGGTGGACTGGTGGCGCGCCCTGCAGGGCAACTGTTTGGAAACAACATCACCCGCGTGGCATTCAAGCGCAGCGCTTACCTGCGCAACTTTGTCTACACCTTCGCCGAGTTACTCAGCAACCGCCTGAGCCGCGATCTGATCATCAAAGCCATGACCGGGCACGTAAACGACTATGAACTCTGA
- a CDS encoding NfeD family protein: MAESTVWWLITGGAVAAELLTGTFYLLMLSIGFAAAAAAAHLGLGLAAQIVTAAVVGGGAVVLWHLRQMKRHKEPAAQANANVNLDIGETVQIDQWNPDGTADVHYRGARWTAIHRSGVVPSAGPHRVAELVGNRLLVDKA, encoded by the coding sequence ATGGCTGAATCGACCGTCTGGTGGCTCATTACTGGAGGCGCCGTGGCAGCCGAGCTGCTGACCGGCACGTTTTACCTGCTGATGCTATCCATCGGCTTTGCGGCGGCAGCGGCGGCTGCGCATCTGGGACTGGGGCTTGCCGCGCAAATCGTGACGGCGGCTGTGGTGGGAGGTGGCGCCGTGGTGCTCTGGCACCTGCGCCAGATGAAGCGCCACAAAGAACCGGCCGCGCAGGCCAATGCCAATGTCAATCTGGACATTGGTGAGACCGTGCAGATCGACCAATGGAACCCCGACGGCACTGCCGATGTCCATTACCGGGGCGCCCGCTGGACGGCCATTCACCGTAGCGGTGTAGTCCCCAGTGCCGGTCCCCACCGGGTTGCCGAATTGGTAGGCAACCGTCTTCTGGTCGACAAGGCCTGA
- a CDS encoding stomatin-like protein, with the protein MEIAIVLLVIAVLFISRSVKVVPQQHAWVVERLGKYHGTLTPGLNILVPFVDKVAYKHVLKEIPLDIASQVCITRDNTQLQVDGILYFQVTDAMRASYGSSNYIVAISQLAQTSLRSVIGKLELDKTFEERDIINAQVVAAIDEAALNWGVKVLRYEIKDLTPPKEILHAMQAQITAEREKRALIAASEGRRQEQINIATGEREAFIARSEGEKQAAINQAQGQAASITAVADATAQAIERIAAAIRQPGGEQAVQLKVAEKAVEAYSKVAADATTTLIIPGNMSEVSTLIATAMKMVQSTK; encoded by the coding sequence ATGGAAATTGCAATCGTCTTATTGGTTATCGCAGTACTGTTCATCAGCCGCAGCGTCAAAGTCGTGCCGCAGCAGCACGCCTGGGTGGTGGAGCGCCTGGGCAAGTACCACGGCACCCTCACCCCGGGCCTCAACATCCTGGTGCCCTTTGTGGACAAGGTGGCCTACAAACACGTCCTCAAAGAAATCCCGCTGGATATCGCCAGCCAGGTGTGCATCACCAGGGACAACACCCAACTGCAGGTGGACGGCATTCTGTACTTCCAGGTCACCGACGCCATGCGGGCCAGTTATGGCTCAAGCAATTACATCGTGGCCATATCCCAGCTGGCGCAGACCAGTCTGCGTTCGGTCATCGGCAAGCTGGAGCTCGACAAGACGTTTGAAGAGCGTGACATCATCAACGCCCAGGTGGTAGCGGCCATTGACGAGGCGGCGCTGAACTGGGGCGTGAAGGTCTTGCGCTATGAAATCAAGGACCTGACGCCGCCTAAGGAAATCCTGCATGCCATGCAGGCCCAGATCACCGCCGAGCGTGAAAAGCGTGCCCTGATTGCCGCGTCTGAGGGGCGCCGCCAGGAGCAGATCAACATCGCCACCGGCGAACGCGAAGCCTTCATCGCCCGCTCCGAAGGCGAGAAACAGGCCGCCATCAATCAGGCCCAGGGCCAGGCCGCATCCATCACGGCAGTGGCGGACGCCACCGCACAGGCGATCGAACGCATTGCTGCCGCCATCCGCCAACCTGGCGGTGAACAGGCGGTGCAGCTCAAGGTTGCGGAAAAGGCGGTGGAGGCCTATAGCAAGGTCGCAGCCGACGCCACCACCACTCTCATCATTCCCGGCAATATGAGCGAAGTGTCCACGTTGATTGCAACCGCAATGAAAATGGTGCAAAGCACAAAATAG
- the nifH gene encoding nitrogenase iron protein, whose protein sequence is MAKLRQIAFYGKGGIGKSTTSQNTLAALSDLGQKILIVGCDPKADSTRLILHAKAQDTILSLAAEAGSVEDLELEDVMKVGYKNIRCVESGGPEPGVGCAGRGVITSINFLEENGAYDGMDYVSYDVLGDVVCGGFAMPIRENKAQEIYIVMSGEMMAMYAANNISKGVLKYANSGGVRLGGLVCNERQTDKEYELAEALAGMLGSRLIHFVPRDNIVQHAELRRMTVIEYAPDSKQADEYRTLASKVHNNAGNGTIPTPITMDQLEDMLMEFGIMETIDETQVGLKAAEVAAAA, encoded by the coding sequence ATGGCTAAACTTCGGCAAATCGCCTTCTATGGCAAAGGTGGTATCGGTAAATCAACCACCTCTCAAAACACCCTGGCCGCACTGAGCGATCTGGGCCAGAAGATTCTCATCGTCGGCTGCGACCCCAAGGCCGACTCCACCCGCCTGATCCTGCACGCAAAGGCCCAGGACACCATTCTGTCCCTGGCTGCGGAAGCCGGCTCTGTGGAGGACCTGGAACTCGAAGACGTGATGAAAGTGGGTTACAAAAACATTCGCTGCGTGGAGTCCGGTGGTCCTGAGCCAGGTGTGGGCTGCGCCGGTCGCGGCGTGATCACCTCAATCAACTTCCTCGAAGAAAACGGGGCCTATGACGGAATGGACTACGTGTCCTACGACGTGCTGGGTGACGTGGTGTGCGGCGGCTTTGCCATGCCCATCCGCGAAAACAAGGCACAGGAAATCTACATCGTCATGTCCGGCGAAATGATGGCCATGTACGCAGCCAACAACATCTCCAAGGGGGTTCTCAAGTACGCCAACTCGGGCGGTGTGCGCCTGGGCGGCCTAGTCTGCAATGAGCGCCAGACCGACAAGGAATACGAACTGGCTGAAGCACTGGCCGGCATGCTGGGCTCCAGGCTGATCCACTTCGTACCGCGCGACAACATCGTGCAGCACGCCGAGCTGCGTCGCATGACCGTGATCGAATACGCACCTGATTCCAAGCAGGCCGACGAATACCGAACCCTGGCCAGCAAGGTGCACAACAACGCCGGCAATGGCACCATTCCCACCCCCATCACCATGGATCAGCTCGAAGACATGCTGATGGAATTCGGGATCATGGAAACCATCGATGAAACGCAAGTGGGCTTGAAAGCTGCTGAGGTGGCCGCAGCCGCTTAA
- a CDS encoding CbiX/SirB N-terminal domain-containing protein — MSATAPHAIVLFAHGSRDPLWHKPMEAVAHQIAQSHPHVLVRCAYLELSTPDLATVCHALVDQGCREIAVLPMFLGVGKHAREDLPLLIAGLRQQHPAVQFDLKPAVGEDPRLIQLLAGIAAE; from the coding sequence ATGAGCGCTACTGCCCCACATGCCATCGTGCTATTCGCGCACGGATCGCGTGACCCTCTGTGGCACAAGCCGATGGAGGCAGTGGCGCACCAGATTGCCCAATCCCACCCCCACGTGCTGGTGCGTTGCGCCTATCTGGAGTTGAGCACGCCCGATCTAGCAACCGTGTGTCATGCATTGGTCGACCAAGGTTGCCGGGAAATTGCGGTTCTTCCCATGTTTCTGGGGGTTGGAAAACACGCCCGGGAAGATCTGCCGTTGCTGATTGCCGGATTGCGCCAACAACACCCCGCCGTCCAATTCGATCTCAAGCCGGCGGTCGGGGAAGACCCGCGCCTGATACAGCTTCTGGCTGGCATTGCAGCTGAGTAA
- a CDS encoding leucyl aminopeptidase has product MNFELKSLSLAQAATEKCDALLVLLGDDYKPAKDGFSALIGRALKDGDAQTKAGKVLALYKPPVVQAARVVLAGIGDGSAKQVRSAVSAAYAAAKSDKLKKLVVVFASNPSAAALRAAVAATADASYSYTTTKSKGEARVLQSVLVGAGNADELAGGFERATAVVAGVEFAKEWANRPANHATPTVLAKAAQSLAKHARITCDVLDAKAVTKLGMGAFLAVAQGSEEPLRFIVLKYSGAAKSAAPTVLVGKGITFDSGGISIKPAAEMDEMKFDMSGAASVLGVFRTLSELKPAINVVGLIPACENLLNGRAVKPGDVVTSMSGQTIEILNTDAEGRLVLCDALTYAERFKPKAVIDIATLTGACVVALGAVRSGLFSSDEALAQALGAAGDAAQDLCWRMPLDEEYAEGLKTQFADVTNVAGRAAGAVTAAKYLQRFTEKYPWAHLDIAGTAWKSGAAKGATGRPVGLLVEYLLTPAQAAAK; this is encoded by the coding sequence ATGAACTTTGAACTCAAGTCCCTCAGCCTTGCTCAGGCTGCCACCGAAAAATGCGACGCGCTGCTGGTGTTGCTGGGTGATGACTACAAACCCGCCAAGGATGGGTTCTCCGCTCTGATAGGCCGTGCCCTCAAGGACGGCGATGCACAGACCAAAGCGGGAAAAGTCCTGGCCTTGTACAAGCCGCCGGTGGTGCAAGCTGCCCGCGTGGTGCTGGCCGGCATTGGGGACGGTAGCGCCAAACAGGTCCGAAGCGCCGTGAGTGCGGCCTATGCCGCAGCCAAGTCCGACAAGCTCAAGAAGCTGGTGGTGGTGTTTGCCTCCAACCCCAGCGCTGCTGCCTTGCGCGCTGCCGTGGCCGCCACGGCAGATGCCAGTTACAGCTACACGACGACCAAGTCCAAGGGCGAAGCCCGGGTGTTGCAATCGGTGTTGGTGGGCGCGGGTAACGCGGATGAGCTGGCTGGCGGCTTCGAGCGCGCCACCGCGGTGGTTGCGGGAGTGGAGTTTGCCAAGGAATGGGCCAACCGTCCGGCCAACCATGCGACGCCCACGGTGCTGGCAAAAGCTGCGCAAAGCCTGGCAAAACATGCCCGCATCACCTGTGATGTGCTGGACGCGAAGGCCGTTACCAAACTCGGCATGGGCGCCTTCCTGGCCGTGGCACAGGGATCGGAAGAGCCTCTGCGCTTCATCGTGCTGAAGTACAGCGGCGCGGCCAAGTCTGCGGCGCCGACGGTTCTGGTGGGCAAAGGCATCACCTTCGACAGCGGCGGCATCTCCATCAAGCCTGCAGCCGAGATGGACGAAATGAAGTTCGACATGTCCGGGGCCGCCAGCGTGCTGGGCGTGTTCCGCACGCTGTCCGAGCTCAAGCCTGCCATCAACGTGGTGGGGCTGATCCCCGCCTGCGAAAACCTGCTCAATGGCCGTGCCGTCAAACCCGGCGATGTGGTGACCAGCATGAGCGGCCAGACCATCGAAATTCTCAACACCGATGCAGAAGGTCGCCTGGTGCTGTGCGATGCACTCACCTATGCCGAGCGCTTCAAACCCAAGGCGGTGATTGACATTGCCACGCTCACTGGTGCCTGTGTGGTGGCACTGGGTGCGGTTCGCAGCGGATTGTTCTCTTCGGATGAGGCATTGGCCCAGGCGCTGGGCGCTGCCGGCGATGCTGCGCAGGACCTGTGCTGGCGCATGCCGCTGGACGAGGAATATGCCGAGGGCCTCAAGACCCAGTTTGCCGACGTGACCAATGTGGCTGGTCGTGCGGCAGGCGCCGTGACCGCGGCCAAGTATCTGCAACGCTTTACGGAAAAGTATCCGTGGGCGCACCTGGACATTGCGGGCACTGCCTGGAAGAGTGGGGCAGCCAAGGGCGCGACCGGTCGCCCCGTAGGACTGTTGGTCGAGTACCTCCTGACCCCCGCACAAGCGGCAGCCAAGTAG